The DNA window TGGTGTTGCAGGGCATGGTGGAAGTCGGTTAGCCCCTGCAGCAAGCCGAGCACAGCGCTGCGGCGGCGTGCCGGCCGAAGTACTTTGACTGTACCGGGTGAGACCAGCACCCCCCCGACCCGGTTCCCTGCAAATAATGCTTGCCAGGCCAGCAACGCAGCGGTTTCGACGGCGCGGACCGATTTGTAGGCACCTGTACTGGCGAAATAAAGGCTCGGGGAGAAATCGCAAAGGATCAGAACGGGGCGTTCCCGCTCCTCCTGGTAAAGCTTCGTGTGGGGCTCCTGGCGTCGCGCAGTCACGCGCCAGTCTATGCTGCGGATGTCATCGCCCGGCTGGTACTGCCGCACCTCGGCGAACTCCATGCCCCGCCCGCGGATGCGCGAGTGTTGCTGGCCCTGTTGCCGCCGGCGCGCCATTTGCTGCCGCGGTACACGCAGTTGTCTGGCGTCGGCCTGCAGCTGCACCAGATGCTGCAGCGTGACCGTTGTCAGAAAATCAGACGAGGGGTCAAACATGGCTGCACTCAAGCGGTCACCGGCACGCCGTCTATGAGCTGGTCTATGATCTGGTCGGTTGTAACCCCTTCGGCTTCGGCTTCGAAGGTCAGAAGTACCCGGTGCCGGAGCACGTCATGGGCAATGGCCCGGACGTCGTCAGGGCTCACGAAATCCCGGCCGTTGAGCCAGGCATGAGCCCGTGCACAGCGGTCAAGGGATATCGTCCCGCGCGGGCTGGCACCGAACGCACACCAGGTGGCCAGCTGGCTGTTTATGGCACCGGGTGCACGCGTCGCCTGGACCAGGTCGAGAATGTAATCCTCAACCGCATCCGCCATGTAGATTCGGGCGACTTGCTGCCGGGCGGCAAAGACCGATGCCTGGGTTATGGGCTCACCTGCTGGCGGGTCACCTTCCTGATATTCCAGCCGGGCAAGCCGCAGTATCTCTCGTTCAGCTTCAGCGTCTGGATAGCCTATGCGGACATGCATCAGAAAGCGGTCGAGTTGTGCTTCGGGAAGGGGATAAGTGCCTTCCTGTTCAATGGGGTTTTGGGTGGCCATTACGAGGAACAGCGGATCCAGCGGATAGGTCTTGAGCCCCACGCTGACCTGGCGTTCGGCCATGGCTTCCAGGAGCGCAGACTGGACTTTCGCCGGCGCACGATTGATTTCGTCGGCCAGTACCAGGTTATGAAACAGCGGCCCGGGCTGAAATTCGAAACGGCCCTCTTCAGGCCGGTAGATGTCGCTGCCGGTTACGTCAGCGGGGAGCAGGTCAGGCGTGAACTGAACCCGGTGAAAATCTGCTTCGATATGCCGGGCCAGCGCTTTAATCGCTTTGGTTTTGGCCAGTCCCGGCGCGCCTTCAACCAGCAAATGCCCGTCCGCAAGAAGCGCTATCAGCAGTCTGTCGACCAGGCGTTGCTGGCCGATGATGGTGCGGCCAAGTCGTGTGCGTAGGTCTGCGAAGGTGGTTTGTAACTCCATGGCTCTGCGATGCTCTCGTTGAATATGGACAAACGGCGAATATCTACGATTTTGTTAATCCGTACAATCGGATGCGCGCAAATTGAATACTGGCAGGCGGATGGTCTAGGCTGAGGAGATGCTTGAGTTGCCCCAGCGAGCCCACAGTGTTTTGGACCTGCTGAAAAAAAGCAACCCTGGGTAGTGCGGGCACGCCGTTTCTTTATGAGAAACATGACACGTACCGCAGGGCACAGGGGACTTCGTGATTCGGACGGAGTGTCTGTTCCACTATCGCAGATGTTGACGGTGGGCAAACAGACGGTCGATCTTTGGATGGCAGGTGTGCCATACCTCAAGGGAAATTACAGGTAGGTAATGAATGAATGCATTAACTGTGGGAAGCAAAAACGAACTGCTTGAGAAAATTGACGAGACGCTGAAAAACAAACTCGACAAGAAAGCCGCAGGAGATGTAGCC is part of the Hydrocarboniclastica marina genome and encodes:
- a CDS encoding AAA family ATPase; this encodes MELQTTFADLRTRLGRTIIGQQRLVDRLLIALLADGHLLVEGAPGLAKTKAIKALARHIEADFHRVQFTPDLLPADVTGSDIYRPEEGRFEFQPGPLFHNLVLADEINRAPAKVQSALLEAMAERQVSVGLKTYPLDPLFLVMATQNPIEQEGTYPLPEAQLDRFLMHVRIGYPDAEAEREILRLARLEYQEGDPPAGEPITQASVFAARQQVARIYMADAVEDYILDLVQATRAPGAINSQLATWCAFGASPRGTISLDRCARAHAWLNGRDFVSPDDVRAIAHDVLRHRVLLTFEAEAEGVTTDQIIDQLIDGVPVTA
- a CDS encoding DUF58 domain-containing protein, with amino-acid sequence MSAAMFDPSSDFLTTVTLQHLVQLQADARQLRVPRQQMARRRQQGQQHSRIRGRGMEFAEVRQYQPGDDIRSIDWRVTARRQEPHTKLYQEERERPVLILCDFSPSLYFASTGAYKSVRAVETAALLAWQALFAGNRVGGVLVSPGTVKVLRPARRRSAVLGLLQGLTDFHHALQHQAENNDGGRSRLNDALTEARRAARTGAQVIVISDFLNLDQTGVTLLGQLALHNDVEAVRIQDPLERELPASGEFAVRQGEDVIWFNAGDSRFREAWAARVQGHEQFLTDSTLKAGCRLVTLSTGESPTQQLRLNMTALTG